A part of Aegilops tauschii subsp. strangulata cultivar AL8/78 chromosome 2, Aet v6.0, whole genome shotgun sequence genomic DNA contains:
- the LOC109771163 gene encoding uncharacterized protein: MEEVWKDMSLCSTPLALQSYHLHSPAAAPYRGTAVYPQDYLAGAVPQPPRTPPPAHTALTLEFTCPGGTSAANTATSSGDDPAGCHFGFSASGGGSRRAVVQPAVGGDRRQRRMVKNKESAARSRARKQAHTNEMELELEQLRRENRMLIQREQDFINDRLAKAAQVAVPDCSSSSSSSSSRSRRNTSSSTLQQPQRCRSAPAP, translated from the exons ATGGAGGAGGTGTGGAAGGACATGTCGCTGTGCTCCACCCCGCTCGCGCTACAGTCGTACCACCTCCACTCCCCGGCCGCCGCTCCCTACCGCGGCACCGCTGTCTACCCCCAGGACTACCTGGCCGGCGCGGTTCCGCAACCGCCCCGCACGCCGCCGCCGGCTCACACGGCGCTCACCCTGGAGTTCACCTGCCCCGGGGGGACCAGCGCTGCCAACACGGCCACCAGCTCCGGCGACGACCCAGCCGGCTGCCACTTTGGCTTCTCCGCGTCCGGAGGCGGCAGCAGGAGGGCCGTGGTCCAGCCGGCGGTGGGCGGCGACCGGCGGCAGCGCCGGATGGTCAAGAACAAGGAGTCGGCGGCGCGGTCGCGGGCGCGGAAGCAGGCCCACACCAACGAGATGGAGCTGGAGCTGGAGCAGCTGCGCCGGGAGAACAGGATGCTTATCCAGCGCGAGCAGGACTTCATCAAC GATCGCTTGGCGAAGGCGGCGCAGGTAGCCGTCCCGgactgcagcagcagcagcagcagcagcagcagcaggagcaggagGAACACTAGTAGCAGTACCCTCCAGCAGCCGCAGAGGTGCCGCTCCGCCCCTGCACCATGA